In a single window of the Agrobacterium fabrum str. C58 genome:
- a CDS encoding TetR/AcrR family transcriptional regulator, with amino-acid sequence MFSLMTNAHERKKQPEIVRRNLLDCAAKLAAEQGVAALSVQAVADAAGVTKGGLFHHFSSKQVLLEAVMADLLSALDAEIDVLVSQDCEAFGRFTRAYVNAVFADRDRESGRQWAALSVSMIGEPSLRRMWTGWLEGRLARHKDTDDGVVLELVRLAADGIWFADLLADNGMAGGDRAALRARMIAQTKKEAGR; translated from the coding sequence ATGTTTAGCCTTATGACAAACGCTCATGAACGCAAGAAGCAGCCCGAGATCGTGCGCCGCAATCTTCTCGATTGCGCGGCGAAACTTGCTGCTGAGCAGGGTGTTGCGGCGCTTTCCGTGCAGGCGGTGGCCGATGCGGCGGGGGTAACGAAGGGTGGACTGTTTCACCACTTCTCGTCCAAGCAGGTGCTGCTGGAAGCGGTCATGGCGGACCTTCTTTCGGCGCTGGACGCGGAAATCGATGTGCTCGTCTCACAGGATTGTGAAGCTTTTGGGCGCTTCACGCGGGCCTATGTGAACGCTGTTTTTGCCGATCGCGACCGGGAATCGGGCAGGCAATGGGCCGCGCTGTCTGTATCTATGATCGGAGAACCGTCGCTTCGGCGCATGTGGACGGGCTGGCTGGAGGGACGTCTTGCCCGTCATAAAGATACCGATGACGGGGTGGTACTGGAACTGGTGCGGCTTGCGGCAGACGGCATCTGGTTTGCCGATCTTCTGGCCGATAACGGCATGGCGGGTGGCGACAGGGCGGCTCTCAGGGCCCGGATGATCGCGCAGACAAAGAAGGAAGCGGGACGATGA
- a CDS encoding alpha-hydroxy acid oxidase, which produces MGKILTIADLKQQAQRRVPKMFFDYADSGAWTESTYRANEDDFAKIKLRQRVLVDMTDRSLATEMVGEKVSMPVALSPTGLTGMQHADGEMLAAKAAEEFGVPFTLSTMSICSIEDVASVTSKPFWFQLYVMKDRDFVNNLIDRAKAAGCSALVLTLDLQILGQRHKDLRNGLSAPPKFTPKHIWQMATRPQWCMDMARTKRRSFGNIVGHAKNVSDLSSLSTWTAEQFDPRLSWQDVEWIKQRWGGKLILKGILDEEDARAAIDTGADAIIVSNHGGRQLDGAHSSIAMLPKIVDAVGDRIEVHMDGGIRSGQDVLKAVALGARGTYIGRPFLYGLGAGGKQGVTTALEIIRKELDISMALCGKRLITDVDRSILA; this is translated from the coding sequence AGCACCTACCGCGCCAATGAGGATGATTTTGCCAAGATAAAGCTGCGCCAGCGCGTGCTGGTGGATATGACTGACCGGTCGCTGGCCACAGAAATGGTTGGCGAGAAGGTTTCGATGCCGGTCGCGCTCTCCCCCACCGGGCTCACCGGCATGCAGCACGCCGATGGCGAAATGCTGGCCGCAAAAGCGGCGGAGGAATTCGGCGTGCCCTTCACGCTCTCCACCATGAGCATCTGCTCCATCGAGGATGTCGCCTCGGTCACGTCAAAACCCTTCTGGTTCCAGCTTTACGTGATGAAGGACCGCGACTTCGTCAATAATCTCATCGACCGCGCCAAGGCAGCGGGATGCTCGGCGCTGGTGCTGACGCTCGACCTGCAAATCCTCGGCCAGCGCCACAAGGATTTGCGCAACGGCCTGTCCGCGCCGCCGAAATTCACCCCCAAACATATCTGGCAGATGGCGACCCGGCCGCAATGGTGCATGGACATGGCGCGCACCAAGCGCCGCAGCTTCGGCAATATCGTCGGCCATGCGAAAAACGTGTCCGACCTTTCATCGCTCTCCACCTGGACGGCCGAACAATTCGATCCGCGCCTGTCCTGGCAGGACGTCGAATGGATCAAGCAACGCTGGGGCGGCAAGCTGATCCTCAAGGGTATCCTTGACGAGGAAGATGCCCGCGCCGCGATCGATACCGGCGCCGATGCCATCATCGTCTCCAACCATGGCGGCCGCCAGCTCGACGGCGCCCATTCCTCCATCGCCATGCTGCCGAAGATCGTCGATGCCGTTGGTGACAGGATCGAAGTGCACATGGATGGTGGCATCCGCTCCGGCCAGGATGTGTTGAAGGCGGTCGCACTTGGTGCCAGGGGCACCTATATCGGCCGCCCCTTCCTCTACGGCCTTGGCGCCGGCGGAAAACAGGGCGTGACAACGGCGCTCGAGATCATTCGCAAGGAACTGGATATCAGCATGGCGCTCTGCGGCAAGCGGCTGATCACGGATGTGGACCGCAGCATTCTGGCTTGA
- a CDS encoding DMT family transporter, giving the protein MNAAVLTYGALVAAIVCEVIATSFLQQSQQFTRLLPTVLMALFYGAAFYLLSFTLRALPVGVAYAIWSGLGIVLISGIGYFVFRQTLDLAAVIGLGFIITGVVIVNVFSKTVGH; this is encoded by the coding sequence ATGAATGCAGCTGTTTTGACCTATGGGGCGCTTGTCGCAGCCATCGTCTGCGAGGTTATCGCGACCTCTTTCCTGCAGCAGTCGCAGCAGTTCACCCGGCTGCTGCCGACCGTGCTGATGGCGTTGTTTTACGGTGCTGCCTTTTATCTGCTGTCGTTCACGTTGCGCGCGCTGCCGGTGGGGGTGGCCTATGCGATCTGGAGCGGGCTCGGTATCGTGCTGATTTCAGGGATTGGCTATTTCGTGTTTCGCCAGACGCTGGATCTGGCTGCTGTCATCGGTCTAGGTTTCATCATCACCGGCGTGGTGATCGTGAATGTGTTTTCGAAGACGGTGGGGCACTAG